The bacterium genome contains a region encoding:
- a CDS encoding pyridoxal phosphate-dependent aminotransferase gives MKISKLLTNLPASQTMAIDARAKALVAEGRDIVSFGPGEPDFDTPAPVKQAAKDALDAGLTKYSPTPGLPELRRAIAARYKREYGLDYDAADVIVTCGGKHALYEIFLTLLDPGDEVIIPAPYWVSYPPMVELAGGRPVTIPTTEATGFLATPSAIEAHLTPNTRAIVLCSPSNPTGAAYDAASLTAIAELAIKHDLIVIADEIYDKLVYDGFAFRCFATVHPDIRERTILVNGFSKTYAMTGWRLGWALGPRNVIGAMGNLQSQSTSNMPTFAQKAAVTALALPDETIQPMIDAFARRREMILNLIDDIPGLTCFRPQGAFYVFPNISAYFGKRAGDREIANSFHLSEYLLEEAEVAVVPGGAFGSDDNIRLSYATSEAQIEKGLARIAAALSRLT, from the coding sequence ATGAAGATCTCGAAACTTCTCACCAACCTGCCCGCCAGCCAGACGATGGCGATCGACGCGCGCGCCAAGGCGCTTGTCGCCGAGGGACGCGACATCGTCAGCTTCGGCCCGGGCGAGCCGGATTTCGACACACCCGCGCCCGTCAAACAGGCCGCGAAGGACGCGCTCGACGCCGGCCTGACGAAATATTCCCCCACGCCCGGCCTGCCGGAGCTGCGGCGCGCGATCGCCGCGCGATACAAGCGCGAATACGGCCTGGATTACGACGCGGCCGATGTCATCGTGACGTGCGGCGGCAAGCATGCGCTGTACGAGATTTTTCTGACGCTTCTGGATCCGGGCGACGAGGTCATCATCCCCGCGCCGTATTGGGTGAGCTATCCGCCGATGGTCGAGCTTGCCGGCGGGCGGCCCGTCACCATCCCCACGACCGAGGCGACGGGATTTCTTGCGACGCCTTCGGCCATCGAGGCGCATCTGACGCCGAACACGCGCGCGATCGTGTTGTGCTCGCCGTCAAACCCAACCGGCGCGGCCTACGACGCGGCGAGCCTGACGGCGATCGCCGAGCTTGCGATCAAGCACGACCTCATCGTGATCGCCGACGAGATCTACGACAAGCTCGTCTACGACGGCTTTGCGTTCCGTTGTTTCGCCACCGTGCATCCGGACATCCGCGAACGCACGATCCTCGTCAACGGCTTCTCGAAAACCTACGCCATGACCGGCTGGCGCCTCGGCTGGGCGCTCGGCCCGCGAAACGTCATCGGCGCGATGGGCAATCTGCAGAGCCAGTCCACGTCGAACATGCCGACCTTCGCGCAGAAAGCGGCGGTCACCGCGCTGGCGCTGCCGGACGAGACGATCCAACCGATGATCGACGCGTTCGCGCGGCGTCGCGAGATGATCCTGAATCTCATCGACGACATCCCGGGGCTGACCTGCTTCCGCCCGCAGGGCGCGTTTTACGTGTTCCCGAACATTTCCGCGTATTTCGGCAAGCGCGCCGGCGACCGCGAGATCGCCAACTCGTTCCATCTCTCGGAATACCTGCTCGAGGAGGCCGAGGTCGCGGTGGTGCCCGGCGGCGCGTTCGGATCGGACGACAACATCCGCCTGTCCTACGCGACGA
- the coaD gene encoding pantetheine-phosphate adenylyltransferase, with protein sequence MTKVAVYPGSFDPFTKGHEDLIRRAAESFDNLIVGVAVNPRKSTLFTPDERVEMIRETLADLPVRVEAFEGLLVDFLRERKASVVIRGLRAVGDFEYEFQMALTNRMLLAGVDTFFLMASEKYIFLSSSMVKEVAMLGGNVREMVPAPVLKALKKKAGHLRKIHLTG encoded by the coding sequence GTGACGAAGGTCGCCGTCTATCCGGGAAGTTTCGATCCGTTCACCAAGGGGCACGAGGACCTCATCCGCCGCGCGGCCGAGAGCTTCGACAACCTGATCGTCGGCGTCGCGGTCAATCCGCGCAAAAGCACGCTGTTCACGCCCGACGAGCGCGTGGAGATGATCCGCGAAACGCTCGCCGATCTGCCCGTGCGCGTGGAGGCGTTCGAGGGCCTGCTCGTCGATTTCCTGCGCGAGCGCAAAGCGTCCGTCGTCATCCGCGGCCTGCGCGCGGTGGGCGATTTCGAATACGAATTCCAGATGGCGCTCACCAACCGCATGTTGCTCGCGGGCGTCGACACGTTCTTTCTCATGGCGAGCGAGAAATACATCTTCCTCTCCTCGAGCATGGTGAAGGAAGTGGCGATGCTCGGCGGCAACGTGCGCGAGATGGTGCCCGCGCCGGTCTTGAAGGCGCTCAAGAAAAAGGCCGGCCATCTAAGAAAAATCCACCTCACCGGTTGA